In the Bacteroidota bacterium genome, one interval contains:
- a CDS encoding SRPBCC domain-containing protein, with product MQPVFRYYLFTLLCLLLFTVDGKSQILCTPNEIRTEITINASAAEAWQLLTDFDAYANWHPYILQIEGKVALKEKIKVTTIDADSTTDKFSAFILVFEPNKQLAWGGSLGFIFSAKHYYIIEPINDNQILFSSGEYWHGIFGKNYGKKIYLETYQKFSAMNEKMKSLLEAE from the coding sequence ATGCAGCCTGTATTTCGTTATTACCTGTTTACTTTATTATGTTTATTGCTATTCACTGTCGATGGCAAAAGCCAAATCCTATGCACACCCAACGAAATCAGAACAGAAATCACCATTAACGCTTCCGCAGCTGAAGCTTGGCAATTATTGACTGATTTTGATGCTTATGCCAATTGGCATCCATATATTTTACAGATTGAAGGTAAAGTTGCGCTGAAGGAGAAAATTAAAGTGACAACTATTGATGCAGATTCAACTACAGATAAATTTTCGGCCTTTATTTTGGTGTTTGAACCGAATAAACAATTAGCCTGGGGCGGTTCGCTGGGGTTTATTTTTAGTGCTAAACATTACTATATTATTGAACCAATTAATGATAACCAAATACTTTTTAGTTCAGGGGAATATTGGCATGGGATATTCGGGAAAAATTATGGAAAAAAGATTTACCTCGAAACCTACCAAAAATTTAGCGCCATGAACGAAAAAATGAAATCCCTGCTGGAAGCTGAATAA
- a CDS encoding T9SS type A sorting domain-containing protein, translating to MESWATHTPPFDTLFNDVITYVKAPCVIHMLRNIVGDSTFFATLKAYTTDTFNFMYKNVSIDDFASYFSENSGIALDYFFDEWLKQPNHPVYANTYYVYPEVDASTVNYTINQTQLDPPFFTMPVELLFNFSDGSDTLITIFNNVNNQNFNFHFSKIATAVTFDPENKIVLKEFSYTSPINTPDIPLNVSIFPNPSDNNFNIYHLTLDKPETVTFKLLNMQGEMLYNKSHGIINTGHHTIGMQKERLLAGTYLLLITTESSANNYIIVKQ from the coding sequence ATGGAGAGCTGGGCTACACATACACCTCCGTTCGATACGTTGTTTAATGATGTAATAACCTATGTCAAAGCACCTTGCGTAATCCATATGTTAAGAAATATTGTGGGCGACAGCACATTTTTTGCAACGCTGAAAGCATATACCACCGACACATTTAATTTTATGTATAAAAATGTAAGTATTGATGATTTTGCATCATATTTCAGTGAAAATTCCGGAATAGCACTTGATTATTTTTTTGATGAATGGCTGAAACAACCAAATCATCCAGTTTATGCAAATACCTATTATGTTTACCCGGAAGTGGATGCCTCAACTGTAAATTATACAATAAATCAAACACAATTAGATCCGCCGTTTTTTACTATGCCTGTGGAATTGTTGTTTAATTTCAGTGATGGCAGCGATACTTTAATAACTATTTTTAATAATGTCAATAATCAAAATTTCAACTTCCATTTTTCTAAAATTGCTACTGCCGTTACTTTTGACCCGGAAAATAAAATCGTTTTAAAAGAGTTTTCTTATACCAGTCCGATAAACACACCCGATATCCCATTAAATGTTTCCATATTCCCGAATCCATCTGACAATAATTTTAATATATATCATTTGACACTCGATAAACCGGAAACTGTGACCTTCAAATTGTTAAATATGCAGGGCGAAATGTTATACAATAAAAGTCATGGCATTATAAATACCGGTCACCACACCATTGGTATGCAAAAAGAAAGACTTCTCGCAGGCACTTATTTGTTGCTAATAACAACAGAATCCTCCGCTAATAATTATATTATCGTAAAACAGTGA